Within the Veillonellales bacterium genome, the region AATCATAAAAGAACATTCGCTTTATGGCTATCAAATACTAGGCAATATCAGCGGATTCCAGCATATTGCTGATGATATATTGTATCATCATGAATTTTTTAACGGAACTGGGTATCCAATAGGAACGTCGGGAGTAGATATTCCCTTTATTTCCCGAGTATTAACGATTTCCGATGTCTATGAAGCATTAATTTCTGACCGATGCTATCGAAAGGCACTACCAAAAGTGCAGGCAGCAAAAATGATAGTAGAAAGCAGCGGTATTCAATTTGACCCGATGCTAGTGGATAAATTTTTATTCATAAAAGATTTTTTATAACACAGAATGCTTATTTCTTTGTCTATTTGCCTAAGAAGATGATCTTGATTGGCATTTTACGGAATCGATAGCTGAATATGACTTTCTTCATTCAGTAGACACTAATTGCAATGATTTATCAGCTAATCATGAAATATTTGGCTGTAACGGGGTGAAGAGCCGCCAAGAACGTTACATTTTCAAGGGTAA harbors:
- a CDS encoding HD domain-containing phosphohydrolase, which translates into the protein MIIKTSEIPWHTQLTVEKLYKLILNYDPEIAYHSSNVKKIAGMLTDGLNLSIQTKHEIANAALLHDIGKIMIPKSILDKPSKLTPQEYKIIKEHSLYGYQILGNISGFQHIADDILYHHEFFNGTGYPIGTSGVDIPFISRVLTISDVYEALISDRCYRKALPKVQAAKMIVESSGIQFDPMLVDKFLFIKDFL